The Verrucomicrobiota bacterium genomic sequence CGTTTCCACAGCACGCTTTATGGCAGCCGCTGGCTTCGCGAGGCTCAACCATTCGAGCATCATGGCCGCGCTCAGAATGGCAGCCACTGGATTGGCGATACCCTTTCCAGCGATGTCGGGTGCCGAACCGTGTACCGGCTCGAACAACGAAGGAAACTTTCGTTCTGGATTGAGGTTAGCGCTTGGTGCAAGGCCGAGTCCTCCTGAAATGATCCCACCCAGGTCCGTTAGGATGTCGCCAAACAGATTTGACGCAACGACCACATCAAATCGCTCCGGACAACGCACGAAATTCATTGCTGCCGCATCCACATGCTGTTTTTCAGCGCTGACGTCCGGAAAACTGTGACGCATCTCGTCGAGAATCTCGTCCCAAAGCACAAAGGCATACCGCTGTGCATTGGATTTGGTAATCATTGTCAGCCGCCGCCTTCGGGTTTGGGCCAAATGAAAACCAAACCGTAAAATACGTTCGATCCCACGCCGGGTGTGAACCGCGGTTTGGAGAGCAAGTTCTTCTGGATGACCCACTTTGAAGCGTCCACCCATATTCACGTATTCGCCTTCGGAATTTTCCCGAACCACGACAAAGTCAATCTCAGATGAGGTTTTGATTACCAATGGCGATGTGACTCCGCGATAGAGTCGGGCGGGACGAACACAGGCATACTGATCAAACTCCTGGCGAATGTGCACGAGCGGTTCAAGCGTGATGTGATCAGGGATTCGCATCGGATCTCCTGCGGCTCCGAAAAAGATCGCGTCGAACGGCTTCAAAATCTCCAAAAAGTTGTCAGGAACGACTTGTCCAGTGGCCTTCCAGTAGTCAGCGCCCCATGTTAGCCGTGTCAGTCGAAGAATGAACTCGCCTGTTTGATTTTGCACTGCCTCTGAGATTCGCACAGCCTCATCGACTACTTCTGGCCCGATGCCATCCCCGGGATATACCGCGATTTTGAATTCCTTCATCGCTTCGAGACGGCAGTGGCCGTTCTTTGGGCTGAGTCGCGAGGCTCCGCGAGCTTAGCAGACACAAGATCAGCCTTGTGCGAAAAGGCCTCATCCCGTAACTCTTCAGCCCAATATTCATTAAAGCTTCGCAATAGTTTCTCTTGTTCTTCCTCAGGCAGCGGGTAATAAGGAGGTTTGCTGGCGCCAGAATCTTTTAGAAAACCGGTGAGCGCCACCCGGGCCTTTACGACGTGGCCGGCTTCGCGAATCTTCTTGATGAAATTCAACTCCCAAAGAATGAGTTTCTTGTGCCGCTCGGCTGCTTCAGACCAATTCCCTTTCAGACAGGCGTCGAACCAGGTTCGATGCCACTGAGGGAGTGTATTGATCCAGTAACTGTAACAGCCCTTCGCGCCGAGGAGCATACCGACTACCATGGTCGTATCACAAACGAAATGGGCTAAGTCCGGAGCGTGGCCCAATATGTCGCTTAGTTCCAAGAGATTGCTCGAGGTCAATTTGGTTCCAACCAGTTGGTCAGGGAATTGGCGAGAGAGCCGCGCGTAGTCTTTACCCGTTAAACTCGGACCGGTTTTTGGGTGCGTATAATGAATCCAACGGGCCTGCGGTTCCGCGGATGCCAAGTCTTCAAAGAAGCGACTGAGATCTTGCGCTGTAAGTGGCATCCAACAAGGGAAAGCGACGTGCACGTTGGGAATACCTACGTCACAGGCCACCCGAATGCGATCAATGATGCCTTGCGTATTGAACCAGGTAACCCCCATCTGCGCGCCCAATCCCGCCCTTTCCATAGCGCGGCTGAAAACGCGGGCCAACCGCCGAAAACCAGCAAGCTCAATGGCGTAGAATTCGCCATCGCTATCCGTAGTGTATATCCCATCCACCTTCGTTGCTGCCAGACGTTCACAATTGCCGAACAACGCCCGTTCATCCAAGCGGCCATTCGGCTTCCACGGGGTCGGAATTGCCGCCCACAAACCGGTCAAATTCGTTTTGTCCAGCGCTCTCATGTCCGGCAAACGACAGTCGCAGAATCTCCAAGCGGTCTGGGAGCGCGCATCGATCCGTTGTACACGTCTGGATTAATGGCTAAATGAGGCCGCCATCCTTTCAGGACGGCCACAGCGTTTTCGATAGCTAATTCAAATACGGCATGAACTCCATCGATCGCCCGATTGCCCAGGTGAGGTGTGCAGACAAAATTGGGTAGCTGCAATAAGGGTGAATCTGGGATAAGCGGGGGGTCGTCAATGGCAGCTCCGGCGATACGATGTTCTAATAGGGCTCGGGTGAGGGCAGTTTCATCGACCAATTGTTGGCGAGCTGTGTTAATCAGGTAGGCGGTCGATTTCATCAAACCCAATTCCCTCGCGCCTATCACTTCTTTTGTCTCACCATTCAGCCGAACATGCAACGAAACAAAATCAGAGCGCCGCAGCAATTCATCGAGTGGTACCAATTCGATGTGATGTTGGCGAACGAAATCCATGTCCGGTCGTGGCGTGGTTACCAGAAGCTTCATACTAAATCCTAGCGCCCGCCGAACCGTTGCTCTTCCAATATGTCCCAGTCCGACAACGCCCAGAGTTTTTCCCCACAGAGACGTGCCCATGCCACGCTGAGACTTCCCAAGACGGAGCAGTTGATCATGATGTGAGATTTGACGCGCTACGGACAGCATTAGCCCAAACGCGTAGTCAGCCACCACTTCGGCTCCCCCGTTACCGGCGGCATGGGTGACGACGATCCCATTACGTGTCGCAGCGTCCACGTCGAGCCACTCGTAACCGCTGGCAGCAATGGAGAGTACCTGCAAGCCGGGGTTGTCTTGCATCTGTTTCGCCACTGGCAGCTGGCGAATAGCAGCTGGTAGAATCAAACCGTGCGCTCCCTCCAAGACCCTGCCGATTTGATCATCTCGCAAAAGACGAAAACTTTCTTCAGCAACCAGATCTACATCCAATGATTTGATCCAAGACCGAAACTCATCCACTACCTCCAAGCAGGTCGGGTTCAAGATCACCAATCGAGGACGAGTTCTCATGCTATCACTGTGGTTTGAATTTCGCAAAACTCAACGAGCCCCTCAACACCACCCTCACGGCCTAAGCCAGATTGCATCATTCCACCAAACGGGGCTTCGGGCGTGGGGCCAGTGCCGCTATTCACAGCCACATGGCCAAAGTGCAAGTGGCGCGTGCAACGCTCGGCGCGGTGATAATCGCGTGTGAATACATAGGCCGCCAAGCCGTGTGCAGTGGAATTCGCCAGTTCAATAACGTCCGATTCAGCAGAGAAACCTGCCACCGCAATTACCGGACCGAAGGTTTCTTCCTTGAATATTTGCATCCCTTGCCGCGCCCCTGTTAAAAGTGTGGGGGGATAATAGCAGCCCGAGTTTTTGGACGGAGGCTCGGGATCATGACCGACAATCCTCTTTGCGCCATTCCTCAACGCATCAGCAACATGCCGTGCCACTTTGTCGAACGCTGCCCGGTTAATTAAAGGTCCGATATCAGTCTCGGTGTGTAAACCGTTACCAACCCGTAGCTCCGCAACTCGCTCCGCCAGCTTCTCGATAAATTTCTCCTCGAGGTCCAGGTGTAAGAAGACCCGGTTGGCGCAGACACATGTCTGACCAGCGCAACGGAATTTATTAGCCACGAGCGCCTCCACGGCAAGATCCACATCGGCATCCTGAAAGACAATAAAGGGAGCGTTCCCTCCCAATTCGAGCAAGACTCGCTTGACGTACGACGCGGTTTGTTGCAACAGCACCTTCCCAGTGGCGGTCGAACCGGTGAAGCTAAGGACACGCACTGATGGATGAATGCAGAGAACTTTCCCAATCGGTCCCGGTCGGCCAAGGACGAGATTCATTCTGCTCATCGGCATGCCTGCCTGGGCCGCTAAAGACCAAAATGCAATCGCTGAGAGCGGCGTTAATTCCGACGGCTTGAACACTACACTGCAGCCGGCAGCAATAGCGGCTGAAACCTTTTTGGCCATCATTCCTAAGGGAAAATTCCAAGGGGTTATTAAACCTGCGACTCCAGCCGGCCGATAATGGACTGTCCAACGGCAACCGCGAATTTTGTCAGGCAAAGCGCGGGGAGAAATGTGCCCCAATTGCCCGGCAAAAAAACTGAAGAATTCGGCCGCATATTCAACTTCTACGGTTGCTTCTTTGAGCGGTTTCCCTTGTTCCAGTGTAATGATCCGCGCCAGTTCTTCTCGATGTTCCAAAAGCAGTTCTGTGATTGCCAAAAGCCAATTCTGACGCTCTTTGAAAGAGAACTCCTCGGCTAAGGCGCGATCTGCCGATTCGATAGCCAGTTTTGTTTCCATCTCGTCCATGTCGGGAATTTCGGCCAGTAAGTCGCCGGTCGCGGGATTCACCACCCTGATTGTCTGGCCCGACTCAGATTCCTTCCATCGCCCGTTGACGTGACCTGCAAATTCTGGAATCAATGACGATTGAATCATGCCGGCACGAGAATTCGGTTTTTTTTGGCCTTGGCGCGCGGAATGAATCGTCTTGTTCGCCACTTGCTGAGTTTCCATTCTCATATCAAACTAGGGTATTCCAGCTTTCGGTCAGAACCAGTTTCATCCGGCAGGCAAAATATCGAGCCATTTCGGAGGTGTCCGATTGTCCGCCGGCCCACACGCGCTCAGAATTTTTCCATTTATGGAAATCATGCACGTATTCATTTCCACTTTTCACTTCCGTAAAAAGGCATATGTTTACCCTCAACATACTTGGGAAACGGCGCGTACTCGTTGATGCCCGGGACTGCCTCGCCGCGCAGGAGAAATGGCGGACATCCTACATCCTTCGTGATCCGCGTACTCGTCGGGATGTAGCGGATCGTCAATCCACAACGTCGTAGGGGAGAATGATTCGCTCTCGAACCATGAATAGTATTAGGATGGTGTACCTCCACCCCACCCCTCTTTAAAGCACATTCAACCGACTTGGATTCGTCCACCAGAGACGGATCGATCTCTGAGTCGAGCACATTAGCCTCTTCACGGCGTTTCCTCATCTCATGTAATTCCATCTTGTGCGTCCCCGGAATAACCCTTAAGCAGCCGTTCTCAGATAATGAGTCATCCACTGCCAACCAAAGGGTGACAACCTCCATAGGCTCTAGCGGCCAGTAGCTTCCGTCCTGGTGCCAAAGCACGCATTTGCCATCTCTGGGCGGCTTACAAATGTAGTGCGAGGCGAAGAGCGCGATATTCGGCCCTATGAAGAACTCGGCGATATCGAGCAGGCGATCATCGCTGATTAGCCTGATCCAGAATGGGTCATCCTTTACCAACCGCTGATCAAGATGCTCGGCGCGAACACCCGGATTGCGATTTATTAGCCATTCGACATGGTTACTGGCCTCGTGGATCAGATGCTCGTCGAGGACATTATGAAAGAGAACATAACCGTCCCTTTCATATTGTTCTACGGCTTCCTCAAGAACTGCAGGCGTGTCTTTCATAACTGTTTTTTCTCTGTGTGTTTACTTTTTCGTTCAGGTGAATTGGTGGAGAGGACGCTACGGTCGTTCGAAGCCTTAGCCGTAGTGTCTGTATTTTCCACGGACCTAAGGAAAATTCGATGAAAGGCTCTTCGAGTTTCTGTTCAGGTCCCAAGACGCGATGATCGAGATCGACCACCTGCCATGAGCAAACCGGCAATGCCGTCGTAAGCTGAACTTTCTCCTGGGACGCCGCCGGATTGTATAATCGAAGCAACAACCGGCCCTCTTGATCGTAGAGCAGTGCCGAGAAAACAATGTTCCCTCGAATCTCAAACAGTGAGTTGGTGATGGGCGATCTCAGTTCGTACGCTGTGTCGAAATCTCTGATTTCAGATTGACAAGCGCGCGGTTTGCTGGACAGAGTTTGGGCGATTCGCTGAAGGCGTGCTGGCTCAATGCCGCCAATTGGCATAAGGGCCATTCGGAACCGTTGTGTACCCTGGATTTGGCCGCCCTCGTTTCCTTCAGTC encodes the following:
- a CDS encoding tartrate dehydrogenase — protein: MKEFKIAVYPGDGIGPEVVDEAVRISEAVQNQTGEFILRLTRLTWGADYWKATGQVVPDNFLEILKPFDAIFFGAAGDPMRIPDHITLEPLVHIRQEFDQYACVRPARLYRGVTSPLVIKTSSEIDFVVVRENSEGEYVNMGGRFKVGHPEELALQTAVHTRRGIERILRFGFHLAQTRRRRLTMITKSNAQRYAFVLWDEILDEMRHSFPDVSAEKQHVDAAAMNFVRCPERFDVVVASNLFGDILTDLGGIISGGLGLAPSANLNPERKFPSLFEPVHGSAPDIAGKGIANPVAAILSAAMMLEWLSLAKPAAAIKRAVETALNNGARTPDLGGKLSTRQMGDQIISHLQPVI
- a CDS encoding dihydrodipicolinate synthase family protein, which codes for MRALDKTNLTGLWAAIPTPWKPNGRLDERALFGNCERLAATKVDGIYTTDSDGEFYAIELAGFRRLARVFSRAMERAGLGAQMGVTWFNTQGIIDRIRVACDVGIPNVHVAFPCWMPLTAQDLSRFFEDLASAEPQARWIHYTHPKTGPSLTGKDYARLSRQFPDQLVGTKLTSSNLLELSDILGHAPDLAHFVCDTTMVVGMLLGAKGCYSYWINTLPQWHRTWFDACLKGNWSEAAERHKKLILWELNFIKKIREAGHVVKARVALTGFLKDSGASKPPYYPLPEEEQEKLLRSFNEYWAEELRDEAFSHKADLVSAKLAEPRDSAQRTATAVSKR
- a CDS encoding NAD-dependent succinate-semialdehyde dehydrogenase, yielding MIQSSLIPEFAGHVNGRWKESESGQTIRVVNPATGDLLAEIPDMDEMETKLAIESADRALAEEFSFKERQNWLLAITELLLEHREELARIITLEQGKPLKEATVEVEYAAEFFSFFAGQLGHISPRALPDKIRGCRWTVHYRPAGVAGLITPWNFPLGMMAKKVSAAIAAGCSVVFKPSELTPLSAIAFWSLAAQAGMPMSRMNLVLGRPGPIGKVLCIHPSVRVLSFTGSTATGKVLLQQTASYVKRVLLELGGNAPFIVFQDADVDLAVEALVANKFRCAGQTCVCANRVFLHLDLEEKFIEKLAERVAELRVGNGLHTETDIGPLINRAAFDKVARHVADALRNGAKRIVGHDPEPPSKNSGCYYPPTLLTGARQGMQIFKEETFGPVIAVAGFSAESDVIELANSTAHGLAAYVFTRDYHRAERCTRHLHFGHVAVNSGTGPTPEAPFGGMMQSGLGREGGVEGLVEFCEIQTTVIA
- a CDS encoding phytanoyl-CoA dioxygenase family protein; protein product: MKDTPAVLEEAVEQYERDGYVLFHNVLDEHLIHEASNHVEWLINRNPGVRAEHLDQRLVKDDPFWIRLISDDRLLDIAEFFIGPNIALFASHYICKPPRDGKCVLWHQDGSYWPLEPMEVVTLWLAVDDSLSENGCLRVIPGTHKMELHEMRKRREEANVLDSEIDPSLVDESKSVECALKRGGVEVHHPNTIHGSRANHSPLRRCGLTIRYIPTSTRITKDVGCPPFLLRGEAVPGINEYAPFPKYVEGKHMPFYGSEKWK